AAGAGGTCGAGCACCTGCTTCATGGCGACGCGGAGGTCCTTCCTGGCGGGGCCGGGGGAGCCGCGGAGGTCGGTCACCTGCAGCAGCGACGCGGCGCCGCCGGGGCGGAAGTCGAGCTCGGCCACGTGGCGCTCCATGGCGCGCACCCGCCACCGGAGGAACCGGGCGGGCTTCTTGCCGCCGTCGGTGCCGAGCGCGCTCCTGTACACGGCCTCGTCCGCGAACACGCCCAGCGCGTTGTAGCACACCGGGTGGCCCTCGCGGTCCGTGCCGTCCAGGCGGCACGCGCCCTCCGGGAGCGCGTCGCcctcctcgtcgtcgccgtcgGCCGCGGTGGCCGCCAGGCTCTTCCACTCCCGGCGCCACCGGAGCGTGCGGCGGAGCATCTCGAAAGCGGCCCCCGCCTTGAAGTCGCGCGCGCGGAGGAACTTGAGGAGCACCACGTCCGTCGCCTCGTCGCCCTTGCTCAGCAGCAGCGGCACGCCCCACAGCGCCACGTCCTTGTCGACGACGACGACCGCAGCGGCCGGCGCCGCCTTCTCGCCCTCGACGGCCTCCTCTTCCGCGGCGGCAGTCTCCTCCTTCTCCTTGACTGGCTCGGGCTCCTCCTTCTCCTTGACTGGCTcgggctcctccttcttctcctcttccgccacggcctcctccttcttctccccGGCCGgctcggccacctcctccttggcTTCCTCCTCTTTCTTCTCCACGGCCGGCGCGGTCACATCCTCCTTCTTGGCTTCCtccccctccttcttctcctcggccttcttcttcttgccctccttcttcttcccctccttcttcttggcctccaccttcaccttcaccttgcTACTCCCCTCCTCCAAGTCGAACAGCTTGCCCTCGACGATGGCCTCCTCGACCTTAGCCCGGAGCTCAGCGAGCGCCTTCCTCTCAGCATCCTTGAGGTCGCCCAGCCGGTTGCTCTCCTCCCTGAACGACATGTTCTTGGCCACGGCCACGGCGGCCGcgcccgcctccacctccaccttcgCGCGCACCTCCTtcgccggcgccaccgcctccACAGCCCCgccggagacgacctccacgcccaTGCCGATCAACAACAACAGAGGATTTCACAACACAATTAGAAAAGAAAATCAAAAGCCGGATATTCCCAGTGCGGTGTCAGAGACAGGCGATGGAGAGGGGAAGGTGGCTTTGGTGGACGGTGGTGTGGGGagcggggaggaagaagggggcgcTATATAGCGGCCACCGCGGCGTCGCAACGGCTACGGGGCGGGGGCCAATGGGGTGGCGCCAGGTAGGACGGGGAGCCGTTGGGTCGTCCGTCTacgcttttttttttttttgagggaagtcCGTCTACGCTTTTTTCCTTCTGCGGCGCGGAGCCGGGTGGGCCGCGGCCCATGCCAACGGCTACCTCCTCCTTGCTAACCGCTTTTGTTTGTTCCGCGCGGCAGTGCTCCCTCGCTGCTGGCTACAGGCAGGCAGTAGAGAGGCCATGCTAGCCTGCGttttttttccccttttttttatGAGAAGAAAGATGCTAGGCTGTTTCTGTTCTGTGTCCGCTCTTGTTTCATTGATTGATTCGCTTTTGTTTGCTGGGCCCGTCCCCCTACTTTTTTTCAGCACTTTTTATTTATTACCTGTTGTTGTTAAATCTGACTGACTGACAGCTTGGCGCTTGACCTG
The sequence above is drawn from the Triticum aestivum cultivar Chinese Spring chromosome 7A, IWGSC CS RefSeq v2.1, whole genome shotgun sequence genome and encodes:
- the LOC123149110 gene encoding patellin-4 codes for the protein MGVEVVSGGAVEAVAPAKEVRAKVEVEAGAAAVAVAKNMSFREESNRLGDLKDAERKALAELRAKVEEAIVEGKLFDLEEGSSKVKVKVEAKKKEGKKKEGKKKKAEEKKEGEEAKKEDVTAPAVEKKEEEAKEEVAEPAGEKKEEAVAEEEKKEEPEPVKEKEEPEPVKEKEETAAAEEEAVEGEKAAPAAAVVVVDKDVALWGVPLLLSKGDEATDVVLLKFLRARDFKAGAAFEMLRRTLRWRREWKSLAATAADGDDEEGDALPEGACRLDGTDREGHPVCYNALGVFADEAVYRSALGTDGGKKPARFLRWRVRAMERHVAELDFRPGGAASLLQVTDLRGSPGPARKDLRVAMKQVLDLFQDNYPELVARNILINVPFSYYAFTTVFFPFLTQRTKSKLVVARPSKVTETLLKYIPIEAIPVKYGGLKRDGDAEFTGEHDAEIAEVVVKAGATETIEIEAAEGDTTLTWDVTVLGWEVRYTEEFVPADEGAYTIVVSKGRKVGAGEEAVRNSFRAAEAGRVVITVENATRGRKRVLFRHKAKSALAKKC